A single genomic interval of Flavobacteriales bacterium harbors:
- a CDS encoding Ig-like domain-containing protein, translating into MRIRTTLLAFAFILCSLIPKGYAQSYNFSGFNYQAVVRDAGGQPLPNQAVGLQFQIYQGLPTFVGGYWETHDVVTDANGLIHVKLGGGTPEAFSVPPTFAEIDWDAGYKWCNIFMDITGGTNYTFVGRNDFWAVPYALRSLKSDSALFAPGWALNGADLSNTNSGHIGLGTIAPEAALDVHSGNIRVTGSGLTAGLDLTPFSPGGNDPGARVQATDDGGFGAHLDFLVKPIGNITNTLENRMRIESNGNVGIGTATPESILQVGSYGGAVDRYITVASQGGNTQRSGIKLRHFNTSYGYTVESDERIASEGFHILEHFANPAGTSVLYIQKFSGNVGIGTTTPQSKLAVNGRITCKEVEVSLVGFPDYVFAKDYRLMPLAEVSQYIAINGHLPNVPSACEVEENGLGLGELNKILLEKVEELTLHLIEKDQEVDALQSEMRQLRGMILELHAK; encoded by the coding sequence ATGCGCATTCGAACCACCCTACTTGCTTTCGCGTTCATCCTCTGCTCGTTGATACCGAAAGGCTACGCGCAGAGCTACAATTTCAGCGGCTTCAACTACCAGGCGGTGGTTCGCGATGCGGGAGGGCAGCCGCTACCGAACCAGGCGGTCGGCCTTCAGTTCCAGATCTACCAAGGACTCCCCACTTTCGTTGGCGGGTATTGGGAAACGCACGACGTGGTCACCGACGCCAATGGGCTCATCCATGTGAAGCTCGGTGGTGGCACACCCGAGGCGTTCTCCGTTCCGCCCACTTTCGCGGAGATCGACTGGGATGCGGGCTATAAGTGGTGCAACATCTTCATGGACATCACGGGAGGTACGAACTATACGTTCGTGGGCCGCAATGACTTCTGGGCCGTGCCCTATGCACTCCGCTCGCTGAAGAGCGACAGTGCCCTCTTCGCGCCAGGCTGGGCGCTCAACGGTGCGGACCTGTCCAATACCAACTCCGGCCACATCGGTCTTGGCACCATTGCTCCCGAAGCGGCCTTGGACGTGCATTCCGGCAATATCCGCGTCACGGGTTCGGGGCTCACCGCGGGCCTTGACCTCACGCCTTTCAGTCCGGGCGGCAACGATCCCGGAGCGCGCGTGCAAGCCACCGATGATGGTGGGTTCGGTGCGCATCTGGACTTCCTTGTCAAACCGATCGGCAACATCACCAACACGCTTGAGAACCGGATGCGGATCGAAAGCAATGGCAACGTGGGCATCGGCACCGCCACGCCCGAGAGCATCCTGCAAGTGGGCTCATACGGGGGTGCGGTGGACCGGTACATCACCGTGGCCTCGCAGGGGGGCAATACCCAGCGCAGCGGCATCAAGCTCCGCCACTTCAATACCAGCTACGGTTACACCGTCGAGAGCGACGAGCGGATCGCTTCGGAAGGCTTCCATATCCTGGAGCACTTCGCGAACCCCGCCGGGACTTCGGTGCTGTACATCCAAAAATTCAGCGGTAACGTGGGCATCGGCACCACCACGCCACAATCCAAGCTCGCGGTGAACGGCAGGATCACCTGCAAGGAAGTGGAAGTATCCCTGGTCGGCTTCCCGGATTATGTCTTCGCAAAGGATTACCGCCTGATGCCACTGGCCGAAGTGTCACAGTACATCGCGATCAATGGCCACTTGCCCAACGTGCCCAGTGCCTGCGAGGTGGAGGAGAACGGACTTGGCCTCGGCGAGTTGAACAAGATCCTGCTGGAGAAGGTGGAAGAACTCACGCTGCACTTGATCGAGAAGGACCAAGAGGTGGACGCACTGCAAAGTGAAATGCGCCAGTTGCGCGGTATGATACTGGAACTCCACGCCAAGTAA
- a CDS encoding PKD domain-containing protein, whose translation MTMKCPPHRRAVLLFAALCGLTATPLLAQQAGGLPANGCGFDHGHQELMRDDRGYRQRVLDFNEAARVAPPGIERDLNTFKVPVVVHVMDIGTAATAVTDDQIRAGIKLTNQYWRKVAGSAGDGSGVDMGIEFVLAVRDPQGNCTSGIDRVDMSAVADYVNYGVAYDGALGLPDAALKATRTWDQTQYYNIWLVGEIDNGGPVAGYAYFAGSHGSAIDGTVMLASYMLSSVLAHELGHAFNLYHTFEGDANGTTCPTNGTCAADGDQVCDTPPHIRPASCNPGGTNSCDGNSSNSLHLYNYMNYTPCADNMFTAGQRTRAQLAMTTQRNSFLAANGNLALVPPAAPQLDFMAGTSLLCGTGQTVTLEDRSTCLPNTYLDDAEFPGITYAWSITNGIVTYNSTARRPTFTLNSTGVYNATLSVTTTLGTYVRTEHGVVVVAAAPVAACTPTTSNACNCAQTVNNVVFNTISNATSTINNVAYTDLACTHNTVLAAGGTYPLSVTIRAGGSAAQSLNGYIDHNNNGVFEDPAELVISGSTPANTTATINANVTIPGGAVTNTLLRMRLYGEAGTLTANERNCLAATFVGDVEDYGVYISTSVAGVSIAAAPGTTITYGTPVTFTPTPVNGGAAPTYAWFRNGAPVGTGATYAANDLLPGETVHCEMASSLAGVLSSPALSNTLAMTVTGPPLSDFTADRTTVCAGGTVTFDDLSLLSPTSWSWSFPGGTPSTSTAANPVVTYTTPGTYAVTLTASNVNGSGSTMTKPGYITVLAVPTTGCTVTRSQAPAVDIGIWNVAFHTIDHATAWDGPVMNDYSCTQLAQLQPNTNYPIAVTVGAFNNQWVRVYIDYNGNGVFTDAGELVFSPSNGAGVRSGSFTTPAAPTTGVLRRMRVITDFVNTTPGPCTSPVQYGQVEEYGVVFTPAPGIAVAPRVHLEGAYSATTGLMSDALRSSGLVPLEEPYTALGYAFTGGGGESTTAPVLAVTGSNAIVDWVLVELRSDASPTTVLASKAALLQRDGDVVGTDGTSPVSFSQSAGTYRIAIRHRNHLPVMTLNGVALSSSPATVDLTVGTTATFGTDARKSITGTFPALVLWAGDVTFNGQVKYAGGGNDRDPILVRIGGTVPTNTAIGYYPEDVNLNGQVKYAGSANDRDPILVNIGGTVPTAVRNAQLP comes from the coding sequence ATGACGATGAAGTGTCCTCCGCACCGGCGCGCGGTCCTGCTGTTCGCCGCCTTGTGTGGCCTGACCGCCACCCCTCTGCTGGCCCAGCAGGCCGGCGGCCTTCCCGCCAACGGCTGCGGCTTCGACCACGGCCACCAGGAACTGATGCGCGACGACCGCGGCTACCGGCAGCGTGTGCTCGACTTCAACGAGGCCGCGCGCGTGGCCCCTCCCGGCATCGAACGCGACCTCAACACCTTCAAGGTGCCGGTGGTGGTGCATGTGATGGACATCGGCACGGCGGCCACGGCCGTCACCGACGACCAGATCCGCGCGGGCATCAAGCTCACCAACCAGTACTGGCGCAAGGTGGCCGGATCGGCCGGTGACGGGTCGGGTGTGGACATGGGCATCGAGTTCGTGCTCGCCGTGCGCGATCCGCAGGGCAACTGTACCTCGGGGATCGACCGGGTGGACATGAGCGCCGTGGCGGACTATGTGAACTATGGCGTGGCCTACGACGGAGCGCTGGGCCTGCCGGACGCCGCCCTGAAGGCGACCCGCACCTGGGACCAGACGCAGTACTACAACATCTGGCTGGTGGGCGAGATCGACAACGGCGGACCGGTGGCCGGTTACGCCTACTTCGCGGGCAGCCACGGCTCGGCCATCGACGGCACGGTGATGCTCGCCAGCTACATGCTGAGCAGCGTGCTGGCGCACGAGCTCGGCCACGCCTTCAACCTGTACCACACCTTCGAGGGCGATGCCAACGGCACCACCTGCCCCACCAACGGCACCTGCGCCGCCGATGGCGACCAGGTGTGCGACACGCCGCCGCACATCCGGCCGGCGAGCTGCAACCCCGGGGGCACCAACAGCTGCGACGGCAACTCGTCCAACAGCCTGCACCTGTACAACTACATGAACTACACGCCCTGCGCGGACAACATGTTCACCGCCGGCCAGCGCACCCGGGCCCAGCTGGCCATGACCACCCAGCGCAACTCCTTCCTGGCGGCGAACGGGAACCTGGCCCTGGTGCCGCCCGCGGCGCCGCAGCTCGACTTCATGGCCGGAACCAGCCTGCTGTGCGGCACCGGACAGACCGTGACCCTGGAGGACCGCTCCACCTGCCTGCCGAACACCTATCTGGACGATGCGGAGTTCCCCGGCATCACCTATGCGTGGTCCATCACCAACGGCATCGTCACCTACAATTCCACCGCGCGCCGGCCCACCTTCACGCTGAACAGCACCGGGGTGTACAACGCGACGCTCTCCGTCACCACCACCCTGGGCACGTACGTGCGCACGGAGCACGGTGTGGTGGTGGTGGCCGCCGCGCCCGTGGCCGCCTGCACGCCCACCACCAGCAACGCCTGCAACTGCGCGCAGACCGTGAACAACGTGGTCTTCAACACCATCTCGAACGCGACGAGCACGATCAACAACGTGGCCTACACGGACCTCGCCTGCACGCACAACACGGTGCTGGCCGCCGGAGGCACCTACCCGCTGTCCGTCACCATCCGCGCCGGGGGCAGCGCGGCCCAATCGCTGAACGGCTACATCGACCACAACAACAACGGTGTGTTCGAGGACCCGGCGGAGCTGGTGATCTCCGGCAGCACACCGGCCAACACCACCGCCACCATCAACGCCAACGTCACCATCCCTGGCGGTGCGGTGACCAACACGCTGCTGCGCATGCGCCTCTATGGGGAGGCGGGCACGCTGACGGCCAACGAGCGCAACTGCCTTGCGGCCACCTTCGTGGGCGATGTGGAGGACTACGGGGTGTACATCAGCACCAGCGTGGCCGGGGTGAGCATCGCCGCCGCGCCCGGCACCACCATCACCTACGGCACCCCCGTCACCTTCACCCCCACCCCGGTGAACGGCGGCGCGGCACCCACCTACGCCTGGTTCCGCAACGGCGCGCCCGTGGGCACCGGGGCCACCTACGCGGCGAACGACCTGCTGCCGGGCGAGACGGTCCATTGCGAAATGGCCTCCTCCCTCGCGGGCGTCCTCTCCTCCCCGGCCCTGTCCAACACGCTCGCCATGACGGTGACCGGTCCGCCCCTGAGCGACTTCACCGCGGACCGCACCACCGTATGCGCCGGCGGCACGGTGACCTTCGACGACCTCTCCCTGCTGAGCCCCACGAGCTGGAGCTGGAGCTTCCCGGGCGGAACACCCTCCACCTCCACCGCAGCGAACCCCGTGGTGACCTACACCACCCCGGGCACCTACGCGGTGACCCTCACCGCGTCCAACGTGAACGGCTCCGGCAGCACGATGACGAAGCCGGGATACATCACCGTGTTGGCCGTGCCCACCACGGGATGCACCGTGACGCGCTCACAGGCGCCCGCCGTCGACATCGGCATCTGGAACGTGGCCTTCCACACCATCGACCACGCCACGGCCTGGGACGGCCCGGTGATGAACGACTACAGCTGCACGCAGCTCGCGCAGCTGCAGCCCAACACGAACTATCCGATCGCAGTGACGGTGGGCGCCTTCAACAACCAGTGGGTGCGCGTGTACATCGACTACAACGGCAATGGCGTCTTCACCGACGCGGGGGAGCTGGTGTTCTCGCCGTCCAACGGCGCCGGCGTGCGCAGCGGCAGCTTCACAACGCCCGCGGCGCCCACCACCGGCGTGCTGCGGCGCATGCGCGTGATCACCGACTTCGTGAACACCACGCCGGGCCCCTGCACCAGCCCGGTGCAGTACGGCCAGGTGGAGGAGTATGGCGTGGTCTTCACACCGGCACCCGGAATCGCGGTGGCGCCGCGTGTGCATCTGGAAGGGGCGTACAGCGCCACCACCGGCCTGATGAGCGATGCGTTGCGCAGCAGCGGTCTGGTGCCGCTCGAGGAGCCCTACACCGCGCTCGGCTATGCCTTCACGGGCGGCGGCGGTGAAAGCACCACGGCCCCGGTGCTGGCCGTCACCGGCAGCAACGCCATCGTGGACTGGGTGCTGGTGGAACTGCGCAGCGACGCCAGCCCCACCACCGTGCTGGCCAGCAAGGCCGCCCTGCTGCAGCGCGACGGCGATGTGGTGGGCACGGACGGCACCTCGCCCGTCAGCTTCAGCCAGAGCGCCGGCACGTATCGCATCGCTATCCGCCACCGCAACCACCTGCCCGTAATGACGCTGAACGGCGTGGCCCTCTCGAGCTCGCCCGCCACCGTGGACCTCACCGTGGGCACCACGGCCACCTTCGGCACCGACGCCCGCAAGAGCATCACCGGCACCTTCCCAGCGCTCGTCCTCTGGGCCGGCGATGTCACCTTCAACGGCCAGGTGAAGTACGCCGGTGGCGGCAATGACCGCGATCCCATCCTGGTGCGCATCGGCGGCACGGTGCCCACCAACACCGCCATCGGCTACTACCCCGAGGACGTGAACCTCAACGGCCAGGTGAAATACGCCGGCAGCGCCAACGACCGCGATCCCATCCTGGTGAACATCGGCGGCACGGTGCCCACAGCGGTGCGGAACGCGCAGTTGCCGTAG
- a CDS encoding response regulator transcription factor encodes MTHPVVLVDDHHMVREGLAATIDAFDEYAVVLQAANGRELIDAIDGIPDPAIAIVDLHMPVMDGYATIAWLKAHRPAVLPLALTFDASEEALMRAIRAGARGFLGKNARSAVLKHALDSLVRTGYFQTSEARLELLDRNGVRSRTEMERDAILAQITPRELDLLRLVCSDEELTYEQIAGLMKLSVHTVDNYRVNLFEKFGIKSKAGLVLFAFKWRIVEP; translated from the coding sequence ATGACCCATCCCGTCGTCCTGGTGGATGACCACCATATGGTGCGCGAAGGCCTCGCCGCCACCATCGATGCCTTCGATGAGTACGCCGTGGTGCTGCAGGCCGCCAACGGCCGCGAGCTCATCGACGCGATCGACGGCATCCCCGATCCCGCCATCGCCATCGTGGACCTGCACATGCCGGTGATGGACGGCTACGCCACCATCGCCTGGCTGAAGGCCCACCGACCGGCCGTGCTGCCGCTGGCCCTCACCTTCGACGCCAGCGAAGAGGCCCTGATGCGGGCGATCCGCGCCGGCGCCCGGGGCTTCCTTGGCAAGAACGCGCGCAGTGCCGTGCTGAAGCATGCGCTGGACAGCCTGGTGCGCACCGGTTACTTCCAGACCAGCGAAGCCCGGCTGGAGCTGCTGGACCGCAACGGCGTGCGCTCGCGCACCGAGATGGAGCGCGACGCCATCCTGGCCCAGATCACACCGCGCGAACTGGACCTCCTGCGCCTGGTGTGCTCCGACGAGGAGCTCACCTACGAACAGATCGCCGGCCTCATGAAGCTGTCGGTGCACACGGTGGACAACTACCGCGTGAACCTCTTCGAGAAATTCGGCATCAAGAGCAAGGCGGGCCTGGTGCTCTTCGCCTTCAAATGGCGCATCGTGGAGCCGTGA
- a CDS encoding N-6 DNA methylase, which yields MGNQKARATLGWSEEQYRAVRDALVTQGLLVLGPGRGGSVRVAEGRQASMPSDLLANKPKTAKANGSATTGSAGLQPGPKATKAQGSAFEQTFRILDDILRKEAGCSNELDYTEQTSWILFLKYLDDLEATKQMAAELEGKAYTPILSTEYRWPVWACPKNSEGRIDHHKALNGPDLVDFVDQKLFPYLRGFKQRASGPNTIEYKIGEIFGELTNKVKSGYNLREILEAVDALHFQTSEEKHELSELYEGKIQRMGNAGRNGGEYYTPRPLIRAIVQVLDPRIGETVYDGAAGSAGFLCEAFAHMQAQARSTADHQTLQQRTFFAKEKKGLAYIIGLMNMILHGIEAPNIVHTNTLAENLQDIQPKDQRDVVLANPPFGGKERPEVQQNFPIKTGETAFLFLQHFIKSLKAGGRAGIVIKNTFLSNTDNASISLRRKLLEECDLHTILDMPQGTFQGAGVKTVVLFFEKGRLTRRIWYYQLDPGRSLGKTNPLNEADLADFVQLAKTKADSVNSWSRTVAEVLEATDTYDLSVKNPKRAEEAPLRDPKTILKEMRELDEKTQTILSSIESLL from the coding sequence ATGGGCAACCAGAAGGCCCGCGCCACCCTGGGGTGGAGTGAGGAACAGTACCGCGCGGTGCGCGATGCGCTGGTGACCCAAGGCCTGCTGGTGCTGGGGCCGGGCCGGGGAGGGAGCGTGCGGGTGGCCGAAGGCCGGCAAGCCAGCATGCCTTCAGACCTACTGGCCAACAAGCCCAAGACCGCCAAAGCCAATGGCTCCGCCACCACCGGGTCCGCCGGGCTTCAGCCCGGCCCCAAAGCCACCAAAGCCCAAGGCTCCGCCTTCGAGCAGACCTTCCGCATCCTCGACGACATCCTCCGCAAAGAGGCCGGGTGCAGCAACGAGCTCGACTACACCGAGCAGACCAGCTGGATCCTCTTCCTGAAGTACCTCGACGACCTGGAGGCCACCAAGCAGATGGCCGCCGAACTGGAGGGGAAAGCCTACACGCCCATCCTCAGCACCGAGTACCGCTGGCCGGTGTGGGCCTGCCCCAAGAACAGCGAGGGCAGGATCGATCACCACAAGGCCCTCAACGGCCCCGACCTGGTCGACTTCGTGGACCAGAAGCTCTTCCCCTACCTGCGCGGCTTCAAGCAGCGCGCCAGCGGGCCCAACACCATCGAGTACAAGATCGGCGAGATCTTCGGCGAGCTCACCAACAAGGTGAAGAGCGGCTACAACCTGCGCGAGATCCTGGAAGCCGTGGACGCCCTGCACTTCCAAACCAGCGAGGAGAAGCACGAGCTGAGCGAACTGTACGAGGGCAAGATCCAGCGCATGGGCAACGCCGGGCGCAACGGCGGCGAGTACTACACCCCGCGCCCCCTGATCCGCGCCATTGTGCAGGTGCTGGACCCGCGCATCGGCGAAACGGTGTACGATGGCGCCGCCGGCAGCGCGGGCTTCCTGTGCGAGGCCTTCGCCCACATGCAGGCCCAGGCCCGCAGCACCGCCGACCACCAGACCCTGCAGCAGCGCACCTTCTTCGCCAAGGAGAAGAAGGGCCTGGCCTACATCATCGGCCTCATGAACATGATCCTGCACGGCATCGAGGCGCCCAACATCGTACACACCAACACGCTGGCCGAGAACCTGCAGGACATCCAGCCCAAGGACCAGCGCGATGTGGTGCTGGCCAACCCGCCCTTCGGCGGCAAGGAGCGGCCGGAGGTGCAGCAGAACTTCCCGATCAAGACCGGCGAAACGGCCTTCCTCTTCCTGCAGCACTTCATCAAGAGCCTCAAGGCCGGTGGCCGGGCGGGCATAGTGATCAAGAACACCTTCCTCAGCAATACCGACAACGCCAGCATCAGCCTGCGGCGGAAGCTGCTGGAGGAATGCGACCTGCACACCATCCTGGACATGCCGCAGGGCACCTTCCAGGGCGCGGGCGTAAAGACCGTGGTGCTCTTCTTCGAGAAAGGCCGCCTCACGCGCCGCATCTGGTACTACCAGCTGGACCCCGGCCGCAGCCTGGGCAAGACCAACCCGCTGAACGAGGCCGACCTCGCCGACTTTGTGCAACTGGCGAAGACCAAGGCGGACAGCGTGAACAGCTGGAGCCGCACGGTGGCTGAGGTGCTCGAAGCCACCGACACCTATGACCTCAGCGTGAAGAACCCCAAGCGGGCGGAGGAAGCGCCGCTGCGGGATCCGAAGACCATCCTGAAGGAGATGCGGGAGTTGGATGAGAAGACGCAGACCATTCTATCCTCGATTGAGAGCTTGCTATGA
- a CDS encoding restriction endonuclease subunit S produces the protein MSAGSGWPVARWGDVLEIRNGRNQKEVEDANGAYPIYGSGGVMGRANNYICEAQTTIIGRKGSISSPLFVEEPFWNVDTAFGLHALDELDPRFLYYFCQHYDFWQHNRGTTIPSLVKSELLEIRMPHPPLPEQQRIVTKLDAAFGALREAEGHVERNRANARELFESYLNGTHQGNSPKWIDTRVGDEVEIFTGFPFKSDRYTEVENDIRLLRGDNIIPGEFRWEGVKRWPAGDVKEYGAYWLDEGDVVIAMDRTWIKSGLKYAIVTKADMPSLLVQRVARLRCKPSLDKRYLGYLIASRDFATYVLSVQTGTGVPHISGGQIAAFEFRCPPIEEQRLIAEKLDALKAATKQLEATYQQKLRELEGLKKGLLGAAFRGEL, from the coding sequence ATGAGTGCAGGAAGCGGATGGCCGGTTGCTCGATGGGGCGATGTTCTTGAGATCAGGAACGGTCGCAACCAAAAGGAAGTGGAAGATGCTAATGGTGCATATCCCATCTACGGAAGTGGGGGCGTGATGGGCAGGGCGAACAACTATATCTGCGAAGCACAAACCACCATCATCGGCCGGAAAGGTTCAATCAGCAGTCCCCTGTTCGTTGAGGAGCCCTTCTGGAACGTGGATACAGCCTTCGGTCTGCATGCACTGGATGAGCTGGACCCAAGATTCTTGTACTACTTCTGCCAGCACTATGACTTCTGGCAGCATAACCGAGGAACCACAATTCCCAGTCTGGTCAAGTCGGAGCTCTTGGAGATACGGATGCCTCATCCCCCTCTCCCCGAACAGCAGCGGATCGTCACGAAGCTGGATGCGGCGTTCGGGGCGCTGCGCGAAGCCGAAGGGCACGTGGAGCGCAACCGCGCCAATGCCCGGGAGCTGTTCGAGAGCTACTTGAATGGGACACATCAAGGCAATTCGCCGAAGTGGATTGACACGCGAGTTGGCGACGAAGTCGAAATCTTCACCGGGTTTCCGTTCAAGAGTGATCGTTACACAGAGGTAGAGAACGATATCAGACTCCTTCGCGGAGACAACATCATTCCTGGTGAGTTCAGATGGGAAGGTGTTAAAAGGTGGCCCGCCGGTGACGTGAAAGAATACGGGGCTTACTGGCTCGACGAAGGCGATGTGGTCATCGCCATGGACCGTACATGGATCAAGTCTGGATTGAAGTATGCCATCGTTACGAAGGCCGACATGCCCAGCCTATTGGTCCAGCGTGTCGCACGATTGAGGTGCAAGCCTTCTCTCGACAAGCGTTACCTGGGGTATCTGATCGCCAGTCGGGACTTTGCCACTTATGTACTTTCCGTTCAGACGGGAACTGGTGTCCCACACATTAGCGGTGGACAGATCGCAGCGTTTGAATTCCGTTGTCCCCCAATCGAAGAACAACGCCTCATCGCCGAGAAACTCGACGCACTCAAGGCTGCAACCAAGCAACTCGAAGCCACCTACCAGCAGAAGCTGCGGGAGCTGGAGGGCTTGAAGAAGGGCTTGTTGGGGGCGGCGTTCAGGGGGGAGTTGTAA
- a CDS encoding DUF3800 domain-containing protein: MSMRELHIWCDESVQKGHYYSDFYGGILVESKHLKHVNERLWAVLKKHDYRHEAKWQHVTPMVLPVYIDLMDALFDLVVEGLVKVRIMFRQSAKQAINLSAMHIEQAYHRLYYQFIKHSFGLAHCNEGRSEPVHIRFYFDHLPDKDEKNAIFKSYVHALQLRPEWKRAQVNIKVEDVNEVDSARHIELQAIDVLLGAMAFRLNELHRAIPQGKRRRGKRTVAKDTLYKHINKRLNLLYPGFNIGVSTGNSRPGWENRWTAPYRHWSFVPKEFKIDPDRFK; this comes from the coding sequence ATGAGTATGAGAGAGCTGCATATCTGGTGTGATGAGTCCGTGCAGAAGGGGCATTACTACAGCGACTTCTATGGGGGTATTCTGGTTGAGTCGAAGCACCTGAAGCACGTGAACGAACGGCTTTGGGCGGTGCTCAAGAAGCATGACTATCGGCATGAAGCCAAGTGGCAGCACGTTACACCCATGGTCCTGCCGGTCTACATCGACTTGATGGATGCCCTATTCGACTTGGTTGTCGAAGGACTGGTCAAGGTGCGCATCATGTTCAGGCAATCGGCCAAGCAGGCCATCAACCTGAGCGCGATGCACATCGAGCAAGCCTATCACCGCTTGTACTACCAATTCATCAAGCACTCCTTCGGGCTGGCGCATTGCAACGAAGGCCGAAGTGAGCCTGTGCACATCCGCTTCTACTTCGACCACCTTCCGGACAAGGATGAGAAGAACGCGATCTTCAAGAGCTACGTTCATGCGCTCCAGTTGCGGCCTGAATGGAAGCGTGCGCAGGTGAACATCAAGGTGGAAGATGTCAACGAGGTGGATTCGGCCCGGCACATTGAGCTACAGGCCATCGACGTGCTGCTCGGCGCCATGGCCTTCCGCCTGAACGAATTGCATCGTGCCATACCGCAAGGGAAGAGGCGGCGTGGAAAGCGGACCGTGGCCAAGGACACGCTGTACAAGCACATCAACAAGCGCCTCAACCTGCTCTATCCAGGCTTCAACATCGGAGTGTCCACGGGCAACAGCCGACCGGGTTGGGAGAACCGCTGGACAGCTCCTTACCGGCACTGGAGCTTCGTGCCCAAGGAGTTCAAGATCGACCCGGATCGGTTCAAATAA
- a CDS encoding GIY-YIG nuclease family protein, with product MLPMSTTLPFILHILVADGDPDGLRVVERSNWNGKAVMFPRPLYTAVRKREEFQQPGVYLLIGPRADGEGETIYVGEGDPVYHRLESHYANKDFWTRAVFFVAGPGQLNKAHVQYLEAQMIQRARAAKRVPLENANSPTEPTLSEMDRAYLEVFLQNLLGMLPVLGITAFEQTQAPTATEKELPLLHCEGKGITGSGYDAPQGFIVRAGSFAATTFTKSVGEHFPYVVQQREDLLKSGVLVPDGDKLRFTQDYTFNSPSMASTIVLGRPSNGRTEWKDGQGRTLKSIQEQQAGG from the coding sequence ATGCTGCCAATGAGCACCACCCTTCCCTTCATCCTGCACATCCTGGTGGCCGATGGCGACCCGGATGGGCTGCGCGTGGTGGAGCGCAGCAACTGGAACGGCAAGGCGGTGATGTTCCCGCGCCCCTTGTACACGGCCGTGCGCAAGCGCGAAGAGTTCCAGCAGCCGGGCGTGTACCTGCTCATAGGCCCCCGCGCCGATGGCGAGGGCGAGACCATCTACGTGGGCGAGGGCGACCCCGTGTACCACCGCCTGGAGAGCCACTACGCCAACAAGGACTTCTGGACGCGGGCGGTCTTCTTCGTGGCCGGTCCCGGCCAACTGAACAAGGCCCACGTGCAATACCTGGAGGCGCAAATGATCCAACGCGCCCGCGCCGCCAAGCGCGTGCCGCTGGAGAATGCCAACAGCCCCACCGAGCCCACCCTGAGCGAGATGGACCGCGCCTACCTGGAGGTGTTCCTGCAGAACCTGCTGGGCATGCTGCCGGTGCTGGGCATCACGGCCTTTGAGCAGACACAGGCGCCCACCGCCACCGAGAAGGAGCTGCCCCTGCTGCATTGCGAGGGCAAGGGCATCACCGGCTCCGGCTACGATGCGCCGCAGGGCTTCATCGTGCGCGCCGGGTCCTTCGCCGCCACCACCTTCACCAAGAGCGTGGGCGAGCACTTCCCCTACGTGGTGCAGCAGCGCGAGGACCTGCTGAAGAGCGGCGTGCTGGTGCCCGATGGCGACAAGCTCCGCTTTACACAGGACTACACCTTCAACAGCCCCAGCATGGCCAGCACCATCGTACTGGGCCGCCCCAGCAACGGCCGCACGGAGTGGAAGGATGGGCAGGGGCGCACGTTGAAGAGCATACAGGAGCAGCAGGCGGGGGGCTGA
- a CDS encoding transposase, with translation MPHVNSPELVQHVSYHLADSLPKEAVAAMAEQLKSLPPKLRDNEKEKRVAAYLDAGYGSCILRVPELADMVQETFIHFAGDRYHLHAWCVMPNHVHVLFQPTNGWTMSKIVASWKSYTGRRISEYAKANGMAAGLSATLGRGLPSGPPTRVWHREYWDRYIRDHAHFATVVRYIHENPVKAGLVKQAGDWRWSSAYLATLGRGVPSAE, from the coding sequence ATGCCGCACGTGAACAGCCCGGAGCTGGTGCAGCACGTGAGCTACCACCTGGCCGACAGCCTGCCCAAGGAGGCCGTGGCCGCCATGGCAGAGCAGTTGAAGAGCCTGCCACCCAAGCTCCGCGACAACGAGAAGGAGAAACGTGTGGCCGCCTACCTCGATGCCGGCTATGGCAGTTGCATCCTGCGCGTACCCGAACTGGCGGACATGGTGCAGGAGACCTTCATCCATTTCGCCGGCGACCGCTACCACCTGCACGCTTGGTGCGTAATGCCCAACCACGTGCACGTGCTCTTCCAACCTACCAACGGCTGGACGATGAGCAAGATCGTGGCGTCTTGGAAGTCCTACACAGGGCGGCGGATAAGCGAATACGCGAAAGCGAATGGGATGGCCGCTGGGTTGAGTGCCACGCTGGGGCGTGGCCTACCCAGCGGTCCCCCCACCCGCGTGTGGCACCGTGAATACTGGGATCGCTACATTCGGGACCACGCCCATTTCGCCACAGTTGTGAGATACATCCACGAGAACCCGGTGAAGGCGGGATTGGTGAAGCAGGCCGGTGACTGGCGGTGGTCGTCGGCGTATTTGGCCACGCTGGGGCGTGGCGTACCCAGTGCTGAATGA